The sequence below is a genomic window from Pleurocapsa sp. PCC 7327.
GAAGTAGAGAGGCGGATGGGTACTTTCCGCCATCAAGCGATCGATAACATCTCCCGGCTGAGTCGTTCCAGTGACTTGTAGCGGCTGCAACAGTTCTTGTGCAGAAATGACGCGATCGAGGGGAACTGTCCGAAAACTATGACCTAGACTGAAAACAATCGTTGCCCATTCATCAGACCAAGGAGGCTTGAACTCTAGATGATAAAAGCGCAATCCAGTTCCCAGTGCCAGCCACCCTAAAAGCAACCATAGATGCAACCAAGCATTCCTATTTTTCAATCCGGGCGGGGTTAAGCTGGTCATATTCCAAACCTGGGACAGAACTGTCAATTCATTGTAGAGGCTATTGACAGAACAATTATCAATTGGCTTGCTCCTTATCTGATTTAAGCTTTTCCTCCAATCTAAATCGGTCGAGTCTCCTTAGAATGATGGTTAGGGGACAACCCTTGTATACATTAGTGAGAGGAAATGACTGGCTATGTCTTGCCCGGCAAAAGTTTTCCCATAGGCGCTACCGTGTATGCCGATGGGGTGAACTTTTGCATTTTTTCCAAACATGCTACGAGGATCGAGTTATTGCTATTTGACGAACCCAACGACCCAAAACCCGCCCGCGTTATCGCACTCGACTCCAAACGCAATAGAACCTTTCACTACTGGCACGTTTTTGTTCGAGGCATTGGCGCGGGACAGATTTATGCCTATCGAGCTTACGGTCCTTTTGAACCAGAAAACGGACATCGATTTGATGGCAACAAAGTCCTGCTCGATCCCTACGCGCGGGCGATCGCGGGAGAGGAAATTTACGATCGCCAAGCGGCGATTAACAAGGGCGATAATTGCGATCGCGCCTTGCGAGGCGTGGTCTTCGATCCGAGTACCTACGATTGGGAAGGCGATCGTCCCCTGCGCCATCCCTATGCCAACACCGTTATCTACGAAATGCACGTGGGCGGTTTTACCCGCCATCCCAATTCGAGTGTCGCACCAGAAAAACGCGGGACATTTGCGGGATTAATCGAGAAAATTCCCTATCTCAAAGACTTGGGGATTACGGCAGTAGAGCTATTGCCCATCCATTATTTCGACGTTGAAGATGCGCCACCGGGACATGACAACTATTGGGGTTACAGTACCATTGCCTTTTTTGCGCCCCATCGGGGTTACAGTTCTCGTCGCGATCCCCTCGGATCCATCGATGAATTTCGGGATATGGTCAAGGCGCTGCATCGCGCCGGGATCGAAGTTATCCTCGATGTCGTCTTCAACCATACGGCAGAGGGCAATCAAGAGGGACCGACCCTCTCGTTTCGCGGCTTGGACAACTCAATTTACTACATTCTAGAAGAGGACAATCTTGCCGAATATAGCAACTATAGCGGCTGCGGCAATACCTTTAAAGCCAATCACCCCATCGCTGGCGAATTAATCTTAGACTGCTTGCGCTATTGGGTTGCCGAAATGCACGTCGATGGGTTTCGCTTTGACTTGGCATCGGTATTATCGAGAGACACCTCTGGTTCTGCCCCGCGCGATTATCCGAAAACGCGAGAAATTCTCTGGGCGATCGAATCCGATCCGGTTTTAGCAGGCACGAAACTGATCGCGGAAGCTTGGGATGCTGCGGGATTGTATCAAGTCGGGACGTTTATTGGCTTTGCCGATTGGTTCTCCGAGTGGAACGGACCTTTTCGAGACGACGTGCGTCGCTTTGTTAGGAGCGATTCGGGAACGGTTGACAAGTTAGCCCAAAGAATTCTCGCCAGTCCCGATATCTACCCGCGACGGGATATCGATGTCAACCGCAGCATTAACTTTGTCACCTGTCACGATGGCTTTACTCTCAACGATCTCGTTTCTTATAACGAAAAACACAACGAAGCCAATGGGGAAAACAATCGAGATGGTTCTGATTACAACTTTAGTTGGAATTGTGGGCAGGAAGGAGAAACAGACGATCCCCAAATCCAAGCGCTGCGTTTGCGTCAGATAAAAAATCTGCTGACGATCCTATTTATTTCTCAAGGTACGCCCATGTTATTGATGGGAGACGAAGTGCGGCGATCGCAAAAAGGTAACAATAACGCCTACTGCCAAGATAACGAATTGAGTTGGTTTGACTGGAGTGCCGTCGCAAAAGAAACCGATCTATTGCGCTACGTCAAGGGACTCATCAAGTTAGTTCAGTCTTTCAAAATCTTTCAAGAGGAACGCCTTCTAGAAGTGGCGAGCGAAACTCATAAACCCCATCTGGTTTGGCATGGAGTCAAATTGGAACAGCCAGATTGGGGATATGATTCCCATAGCTTGGCGTTTACGCTACGCCACCCAGCAGCAGACGAACGCTTGCACGTAATGCTTAACGCCTATTGGGAACCCTTGACCTTTGAATTGCCCTTGCTGGGATACTGCGATGGCTGGCATCGAATTATCGATACATCTTTAGCTTCACCCGACGATTTTTGCGATCCCAAAACCGCGCCGCCTGTTAGAGGAGAACAATATCAAGTTATGGCGCGATCGACGGTGATTCTTACGGTCAAGCCAATCGATAGTTGCGATCTTGTCTAGATTCAGAGAAACAATAATCAATTAGACTAGACTTTCCGGAGATGAATTAAAAAAACAGTCGATTTTGGAGAATACAAGTCATGTTAAACAAACCCGAAGTCAGAATTGAGGCGATCGCGGCGAGAGAGATTTTAGATTCTCGCGGTCGTCCCACGGTTGAAGCAGAAGTCCTCCTGGAAACGGGAGCATTGGGGATCGCTCAAGTGCCTAGCGGCGCTTCTACCGGAACCTTTGAGGCACACGAACTGCGGGATGACGATCCCCATCGCTACGGCGGAAAAGGAGTTCTGCAAGCCGTCCGCAACGTCGAAGAAAAAATTGCTCCCGAACTGATCGACATGAATGCATTCGACCAGCTATCCGTTGACCTGAAAATGATCGATCGCGACGGTTCTCCCAACAAAAAATACTTGGGAGCCAATGCAATCTTGGCAGTTTCTCTTGCCAATGCGAAAGCCGCAGCAGCCGAGTTGGAATTGCCCCTCTACCGCTATCTAGGCGGTCCTCTCGCCAATCTCCTTCCCGTACCGATGATGAACGTTCTCAACGGCGGCGCCCACGCAGACAACAACGTGGACTTTCAGGAGTTTATGATTATGCCCGTGGGGGCGGACTCTTTCGCAGAAGCCTTGCGCTGGGGCGCCGAAGTGTTTGCGGTGCTGGGCAAGGTACTCAAGGATAAAAAATTGCTCTCTGGAGGAGTGGGCGATGAAGGCGGTTATGCGCCTAACCTGGGTTCTAACCAAGAAGCATTGGATTTATTGATGGAGGCAATTGAAAAAGCTGGCTATAAGCCAGGAGAACAAGTCGCCTTGGCGATGGACGTAGCCGCCAACGAGTTCTATCAAGACGGTCGGTATATCTACGACGGCAGCGCTCATTCTGCCCAAGACTTCATCGATTACCTTACTAAATTAGTCGATACCTATCCCATCGTCTCGATTGAGGACGGACTTCACGAAGAAGATTGGTCGAACTGGGAGCTTCTGACACAGAAGTTGGGATCGCGGGTTCAGTTAGTCGGCGACGATCTCTTCGTCACTAACCCAACCCGACTGCAAAAAGGCATCGATGCGGGAGTCGGTAATGCCATTTTGATCAAACTCAACCAAATTGGTTCTCTCTCGGAAACCCTACAAACAATCGAACTAGCCACGCGCAAAGGCTATCGTTGCGTTATCAGCCACCGTTCCGGCGAAACGGAAGACACGACGATCGCGGATTTAGCAGTTGCTACCCGTGCCGGACAAATTAAAACGGGTTCTCTGTGCCGCAGCGAACGAGTGGCGAAATACAATCGGCTGTTGCGGATTGAGGATGAATTAGGCGATCGCGCTATTTACGCCGGCAAAGTCGGACTCGGACCCAAGCAGTAATCGGCGAGAAAGGATAATTAGTTGTCATTCCCAACGAAGTGAAGAATCTACCAGAGCTTTTGCTTCACTGCCTTATGCTCGGTATGCTAGTTGAGTGACAAAACTCAAATCGCCCTCACCCCAACCCCTCTCCCGCTCTGGGAGAGGGACTTTCCACTTAAGACTTTTGCCTGAAGTCCCTTCGCCCCTTGTGGGAGAAGGGATTTTTTAGGGATGAGGGGACAAAGATTGGTCAGTCAACCAGCTCGGTATGAGACAACGCTCTTTTGATAAGTATTCAACCTAACCTGATATAAGATACAAAAACTCCAAGATTACATCAATCCTGGAGCTAAAATTTTGTCGGGAAAATGAAATCCCCCTGCTATTGTTCATCGCTATTGAGAATCTGTGGAACTCGAAAGAAGTCTCCTTCAATTTCTGGGGCTTGTTTAAGCAATACTTCTCGATTGGGATAAGGGATCGTCTCATCGGGACGAGTGATATTGCTAGTTTCAATTGCTCTGGTTGTTGGCGGCACATTTTTGGTATCTAACTCGCTAAGCTGTTCAAAATACTCCAAAATGCTACTGAGTTGAGTTGCGAATTGCTCTTCTTCTTCAGGAGTAATTTCTAGGCGAGCTAAATGAGCAATTTTTTGAACTTGTTGGCGATCGAGCATTGTTTTGTGATTAGTTATTGGTTAGTAGTTAGTCGTATTTATCGCTTATCCCTCATCTTCTAGAAATAGACATCCATTTCGGAGCGTCCTGTAGTCTTTAGCCAATTTTGTGCTTCTATATAGTTATTGGGAGCGAGGCGAATAGCCTGTTTCCAATATTCAGCCGCTTTGTCAAAAAATGCTTCGGCTTCTTGAGGTTGTCCGGCTTCTTTGGCTTTTTCGCCTTCGTAGTGATAAATAACGGCAATATTGTTCAATGCTGAAGGCATGCGGGGATTGAGTTCGATCGCTTGATGATAATACTCTAGCGCTCGATCGCGCTCTCCGTTACTTGCGTAGATCAAACCCATATTATAAAGAATGTAGCTGCGATCGGTCGGGTCTTCCTCTAGCTTGAGAGCTTCGTTGTAGTTTTCTAAAGCTTCGGCATATTCCCCGTCCGCTTGAGCGGACATTCCATCGCGGTAATAAACGAAGGCTTCTTTGGCTTTTTGATTAGCCGGCAAAATTTTCAGCAGAATATCTGCCATTACTGTAAAGCTTTTGTCAATAAAATTGTCGTTGCGTTGGGTACGTGGCATGGCTAAACGCTAATGATGAGTATTTATAGTTAATCCTAAACTAGAAATTAGCACGCGATCGCGTGCAATGGTTTAAAGTTATCTCTATTTTGTATTTGTAGAATGAATAGTCAGATAGGGTTTATTGTTAAAGTCTTAATTCTTGCCATCGCGTTGTCTGTCGCGATTAAATATGGCGGTCAAGCGCTGGCAATCGCTCCTACCCCAACCAACGTTTTATTAGGAATTTTACTGCTTCCCGCGCTCGTTGCAGTCGCACTAGGGTGGCGAGCGAGAAACGCGGTAAAGCTCAAAGAGTCGTCACCCGAAAGGTTAAGCCAAAAATCGCTATAGCTAGTCCATGGGAGAGAAAACCTTGAAGTTCGGTCAATGGCTTGGCGTTGTTGCAATCGGAATTGCCCTATACATCATGTGGCAAATTCGGCAGATCTTGCTGCTGCTGTTTGCTGCGATCGTTTTAGCCAATGCTTTAAATATTTTGGTCAAAAGACAGCAAAAATGGGGAATAAAACGGAGTTATGCCGTTGCCATCTCCGGTATTCTTCTAATGGCTGCTTCGATCGGATTTTTTTGGTTAGTCGTTCCCCCTTTTGTCAATGAATTCCAGCAGTTAGTGCAGTTAGTTCCTCAAGGGATCGAAGAGTCGATCGCGTGGCTCGAAGAATTAGGCAATCGCCTCGATCCCGAACTCATTCG
It includes:
- the glgX gene encoding glycogen debranching protein GlgX: MTGYVLPGKSFPIGATVYADGVNFCIFSKHATRIELLLFDEPNDPKPARVIALDSKRNRTFHYWHVFVRGIGAGQIYAYRAYGPFEPENGHRFDGNKVLLDPYARAIAGEEIYDRQAAINKGDNCDRALRGVVFDPSTYDWEGDRPLRHPYANTVIYEMHVGGFTRHPNSSVAPEKRGTFAGLIEKIPYLKDLGITAVELLPIHYFDVEDAPPGHDNYWGYSTIAFFAPHRGYSSRRDPLGSIDEFRDMVKALHRAGIEVILDVVFNHTAEGNQEGPTLSFRGLDNSIYYILEEDNLAEYSNYSGCGNTFKANHPIAGELILDCLRYWVAEMHVDGFRFDLASVLSRDTSGSAPRDYPKTREILWAIESDPVLAGTKLIAEAWDAAGLYQVGTFIGFADWFSEWNGPFRDDVRRFVRSDSGTVDKLAQRILASPDIYPRRDIDVNRSINFVTCHDGFTLNDLVSYNEKHNEANGENNRDGSDYNFSWNCGQEGETDDPQIQALRLRQIKNLLTILFISQGTPMLLMGDEVRRSQKGNNNAYCQDNELSWFDWSAVAKETDLLRYVKGLIKLVQSFKIFQEERLLEVASETHKPHLVWHGVKLEQPDWGYDSHSLAFTLRHPAADERLHVMLNAYWEPLTFELPLLGYCDGWHRIIDTSLASPDDFCDPKTAPPVRGEQYQVMARSTVILTVKPIDSCDLV
- the eno gene encoding phosphopyruvate hydratase, with the translated sequence MLNKPEVRIEAIAAREILDSRGRPTVEAEVLLETGALGIAQVPSGASTGTFEAHELRDDDPHRYGGKGVLQAVRNVEEKIAPELIDMNAFDQLSVDLKMIDRDGSPNKKYLGANAILAVSLANAKAAAAELELPLYRYLGGPLANLLPVPMMNVLNGGAHADNNVDFQEFMIMPVGADSFAEALRWGAEVFAVLGKVLKDKKLLSGGVGDEGGYAPNLGSNQEALDLLMEAIEKAGYKPGEQVALAMDVAANEFYQDGRYIYDGSAHSAQDFIDYLTKLVDTYPIVSIEDGLHEEDWSNWELLTQKLGSRVQLVGDDLFVTNPTRLQKGIDAGVGNAILIKLNQIGSLSETLQTIELATRKGYRCVISHRSGETEDTTIADLAVATRAGQIKTGSLCRSERVAKYNRLLRIEDELGDRAIYAGKVGLGPKQ
- the gatC gene encoding Asp-tRNA(Asn)/Glu-tRNA(Gln) amidotransferase subunit GatC produces the protein MLDRQQVQKIAHLARLEITPEEEEQFATQLSSILEYFEQLSELDTKNVPPTTRAIETSNITRPDETIPYPNREVLLKQAPEIEGDFFRVPQILNSDEQ
- a CDS encoding photosystem I assembly protein Ycf3; protein product: MPRTQRNDNFIDKSFTVMADILLKILPANQKAKEAFVYYRDGMSAQADGEYAEALENYNEALKLEEDPTDRSYILYNMGLIYASNGERDRALEYYHQAIELNPRMPSALNNIAVIYHYEGEKAKEAGQPQEAEAFFDKAAEYWKQAIRLAPNNYIEAQNWLKTTGRSEMDVYF